A genomic window from Pseudomonas argentinensis includes:
- a CDS encoding D-alanyl-D-alanine carboxypeptidase family protein, which yields MKITSFAQRIFLSLMLLGTSSAWANQAPLPAPPQLAAKSYVLMDGASGNILVENNADQRLPPASLTKLMTAYIATLEIRNGKIGEQDKVTISEHAWRTGGAASGGSTMFLPVNSQATVDELLHGIIIQSGNDASIAIAEHIAGSEDAFADMMNATAERLGMKNSHFMNATGLPHPDHYSSAHDMAILARAIINEDAEHYAIYSQKEFLWNNIKQPNRNLLLWRDRTVDGLKTGHTNEAGFCLVASAVRDGARMITSVFGTDSESARAAETQKLLTYGFRFFETRTFYQKGAELAQAPVWKGQANQVKAGLAQDLTLTLPKGQLEKLQASMTLNQQITAPIAQGDVIGKVEVKMGDQVVHSADLVALEAVEEGGFFRQLWDSIRLFFYGLFN from the coding sequence ATGAAAATCACCAGCTTCGCGCAACGCATCTTCCTGTCACTTATGCTGCTCGGCACCTCCAGTGCCTGGGCCAACCAGGCGCCGCTGCCGGCTCCCCCGCAACTGGCAGCCAAATCCTATGTGCTGATGGATGGCGCCAGTGGCAACATCCTGGTCGAGAACAATGCCGATCAGCGCCTGCCGCCGGCGAGCCTGACCAAGCTGATGACCGCCTACATCGCCACGCTGGAGATTCGTAACGGCAAGATCGGCGAGCAGGACAAGGTCACCATCAGCGAACACGCCTGGCGTACCGGTGGCGCGGCCTCGGGTGGCTCGACCATGTTCCTGCCGGTCAATAGCCAGGCGACCGTCGACGAGTTGCTGCATGGCATCATCATCCAGTCCGGCAACGACGCCAGCATCGCCATCGCCGAGCACATCGCCGGCAGTGAAGACGCCTTCGCCGATATGATGAACGCCACTGCCGAGCGCCTGGGCATGAAGAACAGCCACTTCATGAACGCCACCGGCCTGCCGCACCCGGATCACTACTCCAGTGCCCACGACATGGCGATCCTGGCCCGTGCGATCATCAACGAGGATGCCGAGCACTACGCCATCTATTCGCAGAAAGAGTTCCTGTGGAACAATATCAAGCAGCCCAACCGCAACCTGCTGTTGTGGCGCGACCGTACCGTCGACGGCCTGAAGACCGGTCACACCAACGAAGCCGGGTTCTGTCTGGTCGCTTCGGCGGTGCGTGACGGCGCACGGATGATCACCTCGGTATTCGGCACCGACAGCGAAAGCGCCCGTGCCGCCGAAACCCAGAAGCTGCTGACCTACGGTTTCCGCTTCTTCGAAACCCGCACCTTCTACCAGAAGGGCGCCGAACTAGCGCAGGCGCCGGTCTGGAAAGGCCAGGCCAACCAGGTCAAGGCCGGCCTGGCTCAGGACCTGACCCTCACGCTGCCCAAGGGTCAGCTGGAGAAGCTGCAGGCGAGCATGACCCTCAACCAGCAGATCACCGCACCGATCGCCCAGGGTGACGTGATCGGCAAGGTGGAAGTGAAGATGGGTGACCAGGTGGTGCACAGCGCCGACCTGGTCGCGCTCGAGGCGGTTGAAGAGGGTGGTTTCTTCCGTCAGCTGTGGGATAGCATTCGGCTGTTCTTCTACGGGTTGTTTAACTGA